The following DNA comes from Weissella koreensis KACC 15510.
AATAGACAAGGTTACCATTAATTTAACTCATTTCATCTTAAATATCCACCAATTTAACTTATCTTACTTTACTTAAGGTTTAATATAGCTGAATCCCGCCCTTTGTTGCAAAGACAGTTCAACCACCCCAGATGACACTGATTTAACTTGATCTTGAATTTCATTCAAAAGAATATTCCTTTGATTTAATGAATTTTCACAGATCATAACTTGAACATCTAATTCAGTCAATTTTTTTAAAATTACAGATGAATCTTTTTTAGCCATTTCAACAGCATCTCCATTAATGACTAATTCAATAATCCCATTTTCATGATTAAACTTCATCCACTCAAATAAATGGTATATATT
Coding sequences within:
- a CDS encoding DsrE family protein, coding for MLNTIFHIDENSKWEMVNSNIYHLFEWMKFNHENGIIELVINGDAVEMAKKDSSVILKKLTELDVQVMICENSLNQRNILLNEIQDQVKSVSSGVVELSLQQRAGFSYIKP